The following proteins come from a genomic window of Maribacter sp. HTCC2170:
- a CDS encoding DUF4091 domain-containing protein, with the protein MKYYTILIFQFFLLQTVYGQLWLVDPLEAIYPDHNHLKHFNNIWEADFPLGTDADVHVLVKIPKESTFKIITSKNGTPLNIEVWSQLIDVPVEQNTGLDSRTEQFMNKKNPHVVRRAPFRIFEVLQPLKDNAIVSKTKFSAFRLAIPPELINQPGQHKIKIEIRSDGFKADGIFKINVHPVKLPELAQSNFFYTNWFSLTNIEKYHGLERWSKPWFKMMNKYARLMAHGRQNSVTIPGELIRFENDSVILDQEKMLAFIDIFRKYGFKYYEAPHLMFRGENDDWGDPELKVTLTGRRYYKENGKDDIAKLMQSIKQFCVKNNLTENWLQHISDEPTSVNSACYKDIVKQVKEIFPQVKIMEATNDKEGILGAIDIWCPLINDFQENELFFRERQNKGEKVLVYTCLIPGGKWLNRTLDMEKIRQVYFGWGASYYNTGGYLHWGLNQYKEDPFENSVVKHPSPAASANNYLPAGDTHIVYPGSDGPLSSIRFEAHRIGCEDYELLQTLGLNKKQKQQRLIKNLFRSYTDYNLNLTTYRSTRKKLLKSLSKIGSK; encoded by the coding sequence ATGAAATATTACACCATATTGATTTTTCAATTCTTTTTACTTCAAACTGTATACGGGCAGCTATGGCTTGTTGATCCTTTAGAAGCAATATATCCAGACCATAATCATCTAAAACATTTCAATAATATTTGGGAAGCGGATTTTCCATTGGGAACGGATGCTGATGTGCATGTTCTGGTTAAAATTCCTAAAGAGTCTACTTTCAAAATAATCACGAGTAAAAATGGAACACCGCTGAATATCGAAGTTTGGAGTCAACTTATTGACGTACCTGTGGAACAAAACACCGGACTCGATAGTAGAACGGAACAATTTATGAATAAAAAAAATCCGCATGTAGTGCGGAGAGCACCTTTTAGAATCTTTGAGGTATTACAACCTCTTAAGGACAATGCTATTGTTAGTAAAACCAAATTTTCTGCATTTAGACTTGCCATACCTCCAGAATTAATCAATCAACCGGGACAACACAAAATAAAAATTGAAATACGAAGTGATGGCTTTAAAGCTGATGGAATTTTCAAAATCAATGTACACCCTGTGAAACTTCCTGAACTTGCCCAAAGCAATTTCTTTTACACTAATTGGTTCAGTTTGACCAACATAGAAAAGTACCACGGACTTGAAAGGTGGTCAAAACCTTGGTTTAAAATGATGAACAAATACGCTCGTCTTATGGCCCACGGTAGGCAAAATTCAGTAACCATCCCAGGAGAGCTTATTCGTTTCGAAAATGATTCTGTTATCCTTGATCAAGAAAAAATGTTGGCTTTCATTGATATCTTTAGGAAATATGGATTTAAATATTATGAAGCTCCACATTTAATGTTCCGTGGGGAAAATGACGATTGGGGTGACCCCGAATTGAAAGTTACGTTGACCGGTAGAAGATACTACAAGGAAAACGGTAAGGACGATATCGCTAAATTGATGCAATCAATAAAACAGTTTTGTGTTAAAAATAATCTCACGGAAAATTGGCTACAACATATTTCTGATGAACCTACTAGTGTAAATTCCGCCTGTTATAAAGACATCGTTAAACAAGTCAAAGAAATATTTCCGCAAGTAAAGATTATGGAAGCCACAAATGATAAAGAGGGTATCTTAGGTGCCATTGATATTTGGTGTCCATTGATAAATGATTTTCAAGAAAATGAACTATTCTTCAGGGAACGGCAAAATAAAGGAGAGAAAGTATTGGTGTACACATGCCTTATTCCAGGAGGAAAATGGTTGAACCGAACTTTGGATATGGAAAAAATACGTCAAGTATATTTTGGTTGGGGAGCATCGTATTACAATACTGGTGGTTATCTTCATTGGGGCCTTAACCAATACAAAGAAGACCCGTTTGAAAATAGTGTTGTAAAACACCCCTCACCGGCTGCAAGTGCCAATAATTACCTTCCGGCTGGTGATACACATATTGTATATCCTGGTAGTGATGGGCCTCTTTCCTCCATTCGTTTTGAAGCACATAGAATCGGTTGTGAAGATTATGAGTTACTGCAGACCTTAGGGCTTAACAAAAAACAAAAACAACAAAGGTTAATTAAAAATCTCTTTAGAAGTTATACAGACTATAATCTAAATCTTACTACCTACCGAAGCACAAGAAAAAAGTTGTTGAAGTCCCTTTCAAAAATTGGCAGTAAATAA
- the mazG gene encoding nucleoside triphosphate pyrophosphohydrolase — translation MNSRASQLKAFDRLLTIMDELREQCPWDKKQTMQTLRHLTIEETYELGDAILKNDLEEVKNELGDLLLHIVFYSKIGSETNDFDVADVCNSICEKLINRHPHIYGDVEVANEDEVKQNWESIKLKEGKKSVLEGVPNGLPALVKANRIQDKVAGVGFDWEKPEQVFEKVQEELSELQTEIKSGNPDKVEAEFGDVLFSMINYARFLNVNPDNALERTNKKFISRFQYLETKAKETGKSLKDMTLAEMDIYWEEAKSI, via the coding sequence ATGAATTCTAGAGCATCGCAACTAAAGGCATTTGATCGTTTATTGACTATAATGGATGAACTTCGGGAGCAATGTCCGTGGGATAAAAAGCAGACCATGCAGACCTTGCGGCACCTGACAATTGAAGAGACCTATGAGCTTGGAGATGCTATTTTGAAAAATGACTTGGAGGAGGTCAAAAATGAGTTGGGAGACCTTTTGTTGCACATTGTGTTCTATTCGAAGATTGGTTCGGAAACTAATGATTTTGACGTAGCTGATGTATGCAACAGTATATGCGAAAAACTCATCAACAGGCACCCACATATTTATGGCGATGTAGAAGTGGCAAATGAGGATGAGGTTAAACAGAATTGGGAAAGCATAAAACTAAAAGAGGGTAAAAAAAGTGTTTTAGAGGGAGTTCCAAATGGGTTGCCAGCCCTAGTTAAGGCTAATCGCATTCAGGACAAAGTAGCAGGGGTTGGTTTTGATTGGGAAAAGCCCGAACAAGTATTCGAAAAGGTGCAAGAAGAACTATCAGAACTTCAAACTGAAATTAAATCCGGTAATCCTGATAAAGTTGAAGCAGAGTTTGGCGACGTACTTTTTTCCATGATCAACTATGCACGTTTTTTGAACGTAAATCCAGACAATGCCTTGGAGCGCACCAATAAGAAATTCATAAGTAGGTTTCAATATTTGGAAACAAAAGCAAAAGAAACAGGTAAGAGTTTAAAAGATATGACCCTGGCCGAAATGGATATCTACTGGGAAGAAGCTAAATCTATTTAA
- a CDS encoding DUF1080 domain-containing protein, translated as MKGFLNYLVSAMALLVMTSCFFNNAKPAELFKKNSKECFISGDATWNFIDNEIVGIAKGASGFIMTKKSYKNFILELEFKPDSTVNSGIFIRCKNKELSMVDCYENNIWDLHPNQENRTGAVVNRSKPLIYVNTLDKWNTYKIKIEKNHLQTWVNGELITDLHDNDLSEGMIALQAAETGEIRFRNIKFQNLYSGTN; from the coding sequence ATGAAAGGTTTTTTAAACTATTTGGTAAGTGCAATGGCCTTGCTAGTTATGACTTCCTGTTTTTTTAATAATGCCAAGCCAGCTGAATTATTCAAAAAAAACAGCAAAGAGTGTTTTATCTCTGGTGATGCTACTTGGAATTTTATTGATAATGAAATTGTGGGTATTGCTAAAGGCGCCTCGGGATTCATCATGACTAAAAAATCATACAAAAATTTTATTTTGGAATTGGAGTTTAAACCTGACAGTACAGTCAACTCAGGAATTTTCATTCGATGCAAAAACAAAGAGTTATCAATGGTGGATTGTTATGAAAACAATATTTGGGATTTGCACCCTAATCAGGAAAATAGAACAGGTGCTGTGGTAAACCGCTCCAAACCTTTGATTTATGTCAATACCCTTGATAAATGGAACACCTATAAAATAAAAATCGAAAAGAACCATCTACAGACTTGGGTCAATGGGGAATTGATCACTGACTTACATGATAATGATCTTTCAGAAGGTATGATTGCTCTCCAGGCTGCTGAAACAGGTGAGATTAGGTTTAGGAATATAAAATTTCAGAATTTATACTCTGGTACCAATTAA
- a CDS encoding TolB family protein, translated as MKRNKTLRISIAYMVIFILCLGVSNAQKSIGIFEKNSDIGNVKHKGSLEFNISDSTYTISGSGTNMWFDTDEFHFVWKKMSGDVSLAASIEMLGEGVDLHRKACLMIRQNLEPDAPYVDIAIHGDGLTSMQYRKTKGGMTHDIISNFTAPRSVQLKKNDGYFSIYAASDKEELSNAGGSLRLKFTEPFYVGLGVCSHNSDVIETIKFSKVSIDEITEKINPLMKIESTLEIIDIATLNRKVVHQPKEHIEAPNWTPDGKTLIYNSQGLLYKIYVEGGVPEMIPTDFANKINNDHGISPDGTQMVISDQTETGQSMIYSIPIEGGVPKKITPLASSYWHGWSPDGKTLAYCAERNDNYDIYTIPIKGGEETRLTSTEGLDDGPDYSPDGKYIYFNSTRTGTMQIWRMKTDGSEQEQITTDKYNDWFAHPSPDGKWLAYVTFNTDVPAGDHPPNKDVMLRLMNIETREVTVLAKIFGGQGTINVPSWSPDSGRIAFVSYTQCKS; from the coding sequence ATGAAAAGAAATAAAACGCTACGTATTTCTATCGCATATATGGTGATTTTCATACTATGTTTAGGTGTGAGCAACGCCCAAAAAAGCATTGGCATTTTTGAAAAGAATTCTGACATCGGAAATGTAAAACATAAAGGCTCATTGGAATTCAATATATCAGACAGCACATATACAATTTCTGGCAGCGGCACCAATATGTGGTTCGATACTGATGAATTTCATTTCGTTTGGAAAAAAATGTCAGGTGATGTTTCACTGGCCGCAAGTATTGAGATGCTTGGAGAGGGCGTTGACCTCCACAGAAAAGCTTGTTTGATGATTCGTCAAAATCTTGAACCCGATGCACCTTATGTTGATATTGCAATACACGGGGACGGACTCACATCAATGCAGTACAGGAAAACGAAAGGAGGGATGACACATGATATAATATCGAATTTTACTGCCCCTCGTAGTGTACAACTGAAAAAAAATGATGGTTACTTTTCTATCTATGCAGCCTCGGACAAAGAAGAATTAAGTAATGCAGGTGGTTCTTTGCGATTAAAATTTACTGAACCATTTTATGTTGGCCTTGGCGTTTGTTCGCACAATAGTGATGTCATTGAGACAATTAAATTCTCTAAAGTGTCAATCGATGAAATAACAGAAAAAATAAACCCGCTTATGAAAATTGAAAGTACTTTGGAAATAATTGATATTGCCACCTTAAACAGAAAGGTTGTTCACCAACCAAAAGAGCATATAGAAGCGCCTAATTGGACGCCCGATGGTAAAACCTTGATTTATAACAGCCAAGGATTACTCTATAAAATTTATGTTGAAGGTGGTGTACCAGAAATGATTCCTACTGATTTTGCGAACAAAATCAACAATGACCATGGTATTTCACCTGATGGAACCCAAATGGTCATTAGTGACCAAACCGAGACAGGTCAATCAATGATTTATTCCATACCAATAGAAGGTGGAGTCCCTAAAAAAATAACACCTCTTGCATCATCGTATTGGCACGGTTGGTCACCTGATGGAAAAACGCTCGCCTACTGCGCTGAGCGCAACGATAATTATGACATTTACACCATTCCTATTAAAGGTGGGGAAGAGACTCGACTTACCTCAACAGAAGGACTGGATGATGGTCCTGATTATTCCCCTGACGGAAAATATATTTATTTTAATTCCACCAGAACAGGAACAATGCAAATTTGGCGAATGAAAACTGATGGTTCTGAACAAGAACAAATTACCACAGATAAGTATAATGATTGGTTTGCACACCCTTCTCCAGATGGTAAATGGTTGGCATATGTCACCTTTAATACTGATGTGCCTGCCGGCGATCACCCGCCCAATAAGGATGTTATGTTGCGGCTTATGAATATAGAAACCAGAGAAGTTACCGTTCTGGCAAAAATATTTGGAGGACAGGGAACTATTAATGTACCATCCTGGTCGCCAGACAGTGGTAGAATTGCATTTGTAAGTTATACCCAATGTAAGTCATGA
- a CDS encoding DUF1569 domain-containing protein, protein MSWKNLFDEKGLQETLDRINSLNNETQNQWGKMSIAQMLAHCNVAYDLTYTDKFPKPKGFKKFMIKLLAKNVVVGPKPYKKNSRTAPVFIISDQREFEIEKKRLIEYLEKTQKLGHTHFEGKESHAFGALTAKEWNNLFSKHLDHHLNQFGV, encoded by the coding sequence ATGAGCTGGAAAAATCTATTCGACGAAAAAGGCCTTCAAGAAACCTTAGACCGAATTAATAGTCTTAATAACGAAACCCAAAATCAATGGGGAAAGATGAGTATTGCCCAAATGTTGGCTCATTGCAATGTAGCCTATGACCTTACCTATACTGATAAATTTCCGAAGCCCAAGGGATTTAAAAAATTCATGATTAAACTTTTGGCAAAGAACGTTGTGGTAGGGCCCAAACCTTATAAAAAGAATAGTAGGACCGCACCGGTTTTCATCATAAGTGATCAACGAGAATTTGAAATAGAAAAGAAACGTCTAATTGAGTATTTAGAAAAAACCCAAAAATTAGGTCATACACATTTTGAGGGAAAAGAATCACATGCATTTGGCGCATTGACGGCAAAGGAATGGAATAATCTTTTTTCAAAACACTTAGATCATCACTTAAATCAATTTGGTGTATAA
- a CDS encoding glutamine amidotransferase, with product MKKILILQMRPEDEAANSEFEAILRVGEINSNSVHRIRLEQNIPTINLNDYMAIIAGGSPFDVSMQKEKKGQIQLDIETFFHNLFNRIVPIDFPFLGCCSGNGLLGQYCGVKISTKYPEPIGSVEISVTNEGSKDPLLKGLPLRFSALVGHKEACEDIPEGAVLLGTSKPCPVQMFRLKKNIYATQFHPEADANEFILRIKTYNNHGYFAPEEAQDLITKVSRTNTPVPKEILKRFVRKYTSHSIS from the coding sequence GTGAAAAAAATACTCATTTTACAAATGCGGCCTGAAGATGAAGCAGCTAATAGCGAGTTCGAGGCTATATTGCGCGTCGGGGAAATCAATAGTAATAGCGTTCACCGCATTCGTTTGGAACAAAATATTCCAACTATCAATCTAAACGATTATATGGCGATAATTGCGGGTGGAAGTCCGTTTGATGTGAGCATGCAAAAAGAAAAAAAGGGCCAAATTCAATTAGATATTGAAACATTTTTCCACAACCTATTTAATCGTATAGTTCCTATAGATTTTCCTTTTCTAGGTTGTTGTTCTGGAAACGGTTTATTAGGTCAGTATTGTGGGGTCAAAATTTCCACAAAATACCCTGAGCCCATTGGGAGTGTTGAAATATCTGTAACCAATGAAGGTTCCAAAGACCCCTTGTTAAAAGGATTACCACTAAGATTTTCGGCACTTGTTGGTCATAAAGAAGCTTGCGAAGATATTCCAGAGGGAGCTGTACTATTGGGGACTTCCAAACCTTGTCCTGTTCAAATGTTTCGCTTGAAAAAGAATATCTACGCCACTCAATTCCATCCTGAGGCCGATGCCAATGAATTTATTCTGCGTATAAAAACCTATAACAACCATGGGTATTTTGCTCCAGAAGAAGCCCAAGATTTAATTACCAAAGTTAGCAGAACAAACACCCCTGTTCCCAAGGAAATTTTGAAGCGTTTTGTTCGAAAATATACTTCACATTCAATAAGTTAA
- a CDS encoding phosphatase PAP2 family protein, with amino-acid sequence MLEELIQLDKEVFLFLNNLGNPIWDGFWMFVTNKLSSIPVYLLLLTLIYKHLGLRKTFIVLLTIGLLILVTDQLANFFKYGVERLRPCYDQDVNEIMRLVKNSCGGRFGYFSAHAANSFAVASFFTFLLKSKYRFIGTLLFLWALMVAYSRIYIGVHFPLDVLTGICIGLGLSWLFSKLYIFALHKYQL; translated from the coding sequence ATGTTGGAAGAGCTCATTCAACTTGATAAAGAGGTATTCTTATTTCTTAATAATTTAGGTAACCCCATCTGGGATGGCTTTTGGATGTTCGTTACCAATAAGTTGAGTTCAATTCCTGTATATCTTCTTTTGTTGACTCTAATCTATAAGCACCTAGGGCTAAGAAAAACCTTCATTGTACTTCTTACAATAGGGTTATTGATTCTCGTTACGGATCAATTGGCCAATTTTTTTAAATATGGGGTTGAGCGCTTAAGACCTTGTTATGATCAAGATGTTAATGAAATTATGCGTTTGGTGAAGAACTCTTGTGGTGGTAGGTTTGGTTATTTTTCGGCCCATGCGGCGAATTCTTTTGCAGTAGCTTCTTTCTTCACCTTTTTATTAAAATCCAAATATAGGTTTATTGGTACTTTACTTTTCTTATGGGCACTTATGGTAGCCTATAGCAGAATTTATATAGGAGTACATTTTCCGCTGGACGTATTAACAGGAATCTGTATTGGATTAGGGCTTAGTTGGCTCTTTTCCAAGTTGTATATATTTGCACTTCACAAATACCAACTATGA
- a CDS encoding ArnT family glycosyltransferase: MISNTRYWFLMAMIVLVYIAGMFVTLFENDSAQFAVMAMRMVQENDFLSLFKGPGEYLDKPHMHYWLAALSFKIFGLFEWAYRIPAILATLLGAYSCFGLGKLLYNQNVGKLAALIFMTSQTIVLGVIDVRTDAVLTGFAVFSIWHLAVYIEKNSLKHMILGTIGAGIAFSTKGQIALLVIGLPILCHLGYTRQWKMFLNWRVLVGLIVFALVITPMLYAYYHQFDLHPEKIIRGKGNRSGIFFIFWEQSFERLSGEGVGKNSSDYFFFFHTFLWVFLPWTVVGLLAYWNKVKNMIRTKFRFNSENEVLTLGGITLIFIIISFAQFKLPHYLNIVMPLFAVLSASYLYKLYKEGDQPLKKVLLGFQYLVLAVIFIATVFICFFVFKADSYYNFIWKGVLAVLIVYYCLKREDYYFRIITVGVMSSVLLNGVLNTHFYPTLLEYQAGSTMSKTIKEQNIPVDNIYKISGNHTWGLDFYNQHPVKITSIEDLKQQQGLWVYANDKELISMKKEGLDWDKQLSEKQFRITRLQAKFLDPSTRKKVLNKMHLIHIR; this comes from the coding sequence ATGATTTCGAACACCAGGTATTGGTTTTTAATGGCAATGATTGTTCTAGTTTATATCGCTGGAATGTTCGTCACACTCTTCGAAAATGATTCTGCCCAATTTGCGGTCATGGCAATGCGCATGGTTCAAGAGAATGATTTTCTTAGCCTGTTTAAAGGACCCGGGGAGTATTTGGATAAGCCACATATGCATTATTGGTTGGCTGCACTTTCGTTCAAGATATTTGGGTTGTTTGAATGGGCATATCGCATTCCTGCTATTCTAGCAACCTTGTTAGGAGCATATAGTTGTTTTGGGTTGGGTAAGTTACTTTACAATCAAAATGTTGGCAAACTTGCGGCTTTGATTTTCATGACATCACAAACCATTGTTTTGGGAGTAATCGACGTTCGTACCGATGCCGTACTTACTGGATTTGCTGTTTTTTCTATATGGCATTTGGCTGTTTATATAGAAAAGAATTCACTCAAGCATATGATATTGGGTACTATTGGTGCCGGTATAGCTTTTTCAACAAAAGGACAGATTGCACTTTTGGTCATTGGACTACCTATTCTATGCCATTTGGGATATACCCGGCAGTGGAAGATGTTCCTCAATTGGCGAGTGTTAGTAGGGCTGATTGTTTTCGCTCTAGTGATTACCCCGATGCTTTATGCCTATTACCATCAATTTGATCTGCACCCCGAGAAGATCATACGTGGAAAAGGGAATCGGAGCGGGATATTCTTTATTTTTTGGGAACAGAGTTTTGAGCGCCTAAGTGGAGAAGGGGTAGGGAAGAATAGTAGTGATTACTTCTTCTTTTTTCATACTTTTTTATGGGTCTTTTTACCATGGACTGTAGTGGGGTTACTTGCCTACTGGAATAAGGTAAAAAACATGATTAGAACTAAGTTCAGGTTCAACTCTGAAAACGAGGTCCTGACTTTAGGGGGAATTACTTTGATTTTCATCATCATTAGTTTTGCCCAATTTAAATTACCACATTACCTAAATATTGTCATGCCATTGTTTGCAGTGCTATCTGCGTCCTACCTATATAAACTCTATAAAGAAGGTGACCAGCCATTAAAAAAGGTACTTTTGGGATTTCAATATCTTGTGCTTGCAGTTATTTTTATTGCCACTGTCTTTATCTGCTTCTTCGTATTTAAAGCAGATTCCTATTATAACTTTATTTGGAAAGGAGTACTAGCCGTTTTGATTGTTTATTATTGCCTTAAACGAGAAGATTATTACTTTAGAATCATAACTGTTGGAGTGATGAGTTCAGTTTTGTTAAACGGAGTTTTAAATACGCATTTTTATCCAACTTTATTGGAATATCAGGCTGGTTCAACTATGTCTAAAACTATTAAAGAGCAAAACATTCCTGTTGATAATATTTACAAGATATCAGGGAACCATACTTGGGGTTTGGATTTTTACAATCAACATCCTGTAAAGATTACCAGTATAGAAGATTTGAAACAACAACAAGGTTTATGGGTATATGCCAATGATAAGGAATTGATCTCTATGAAAAAAGAGGGTTTGGATTGGGATAAACAACTATCTGAAAAACAATTTAGGATTACAAGATT
- a CDS encoding SMP-30/gluconolactonase/LRE family protein has protein sequence MNRLIILRFSLFILLIGLLSCCRPQKDLIIASGAEPVLISSHYDFTEGPAVDEWGNVFFTDQPNDQILKWSEEDNKVSVFMKPSGRSNGLYFDNDGNLLSCADEKNELWRIDKYKNVSVLVDAFNGKKLNGPNDLWVDNKGGIYITDPFYKRPWWDHEEPQLKAQRVYYLAPGQNELCIAAEGFVRPNGIIGTPDGNILYIADIGDKKTYSYNIEKDGTLTNRKLFVEMGSDGMTLDNKDNVYITGDGVTVFNKKGVKIQHIPIDQKWTANVTFGGKNQKKLFITAMSSVYVLDMNVKGVR, from the coding sequence ATGAATAGACTTATTATACTTCGGTTTTCATTGTTCATACTTTTAATTGGGTTACTATCTTGTTGTAGACCCCAGAAAGATTTAATTATTGCTTCTGGAGCTGAACCCGTTTTAATATCATCGCACTATGATTTTACCGAGGGGCCTGCAGTCGATGAATGGGGCAATGTCTTTTTTACTGATCAACCCAACGACCAGATTCTTAAATGGTCGGAAGAAGATAACAAAGTCTCCGTTTTTATGAAGCCCTCAGGACGATCAAACGGACTTTATTTTGATAATGACGGAAATCTTCTTTCCTGTGCCGATGAAAAGAACGAATTATGGCGAATTGATAAGTACAAAAATGTTTCCGTTTTGGTTGATGCATTTAATGGTAAAAAACTCAACGGCCCCAATGACCTTTGGGTTGACAACAAAGGAGGAATTTATATTACTGATCCTTTTTACAAAAGACCATGGTGGGACCATGAAGAGCCTCAACTCAAAGCACAGCGTGTTTACTATTTAGCTCCAGGTCAAAATGAACTTTGTATAGCTGCAGAGGGCTTTGTTCGACCTAATGGTATTATCGGCACTCCTGACGGAAACATCCTCTATATTGCTGATATTGGGGATAAAAAGACTTATTCTTATAATATTGAAAAGGATGGAACTCTCACAAATAGAAAACTGTTTGTTGAAATGGGTTCTGACGGGATGACCTTGGATAATAAAGACAATGTGTATATCACTGGTGATGGAGTAACCGTTTTCAATAAGAAAGGTGTGAAAATCCAACACATCCCCATTGACCAAAAATGGACTGCAAACGTTACCTTTGGTGGTAAGAATCAAAAGAAACTATTCATCACAGCAATGAGTTCTGTCTATGTATTGGATATGAATGTAAAAGGGGTCAGATAA
- a CDS encoding MATE family efflux transporter, with amino-acid sequence MFKQYTKEFKYNIKLSVPVIMGMLGHTFVAFADNIMVGQLGTAELAAVSLGNSFVFIAMSLGIGFSTAITPLVAEADGAGNKVNAKSALKHGLVLCTTLGLALFGLILLLKPLMHLMKQPPEVVELAMPYLDLVAFSLVPLIIFQAFKQFSEGLSQTKYPMYATIIANIVNIVLNYLLIFGSFGFPKLGIVGAAIGTLTSRFIMVFYIWFLLRGKKKFHDYVTGFNFRKIENRVMNKIVGLGFPSALQMFFEVAIFTGAIWLSGVLGKNAQAANQIALNLSSMTFMFGMGLGVAAMIRVGNQKGLQNFKELRRLAISIFFLTFLVEIVFALLFLLGRNWFPTIYLDVNDVKNMADNTEVIILASQLLFVAAFFQISDGIQVVVLGALRGLQDVKIPTAITFVAYWLIGFPISYYLGLHTDLKSTGIWIGLLTGLTASAIMLYIRFNYLTKKLIG; translated from the coding sequence TTGTTCAAGCAATACACCAAAGAATTTAAATATAACATCAAGTTATCTGTTCCCGTAATAATGGGGATGCTAGGACATACTTTTGTTGCCTTTGCTGATAACATTATGGTTGGGCAATTGGGTACTGCGGAACTTGCTGCTGTATCTCTGGGAAATAGTTTTGTCTTTATCGCCATGTCATTGGGAATTGGATTTTCAACTGCAATAACACCCTTGGTGGCCGAAGCTGATGGCGCAGGGAACAAGGTGAACGCAAAAAGCGCCTTAAAACACGGATTGGTATTATGCACAACTTTAGGTCTTGCCCTATTTGGTCTTATTTTGCTGTTGAAACCCCTGATGCATTTAATGAAACAGCCACCTGAGGTGGTTGAATTGGCAATGCCTTACCTTGATTTGGTTGCTTTTTCGTTAGTGCCATTGATAATTTTCCAGGCTTTTAAACAGTTTTCTGAAGGTCTTTCACAGACAAAATACCCAATGTATGCGACCATAATTGCCAATATTGTAAACATTGTGCTAAACTATTTATTGATTTTTGGTTCATTTGGATTTCCAAAATTGGGGATTGTTGGTGCCGCCATAGGAACACTTACTTCCCGTTTTATAATGGTTTTCTATATCTGGTTCTTGTTAAGAGGGAAAAAGAAATTCCATGATTATGTAACAGGCTTCAATTTTAGGAAAATAGAGAATAGGGTAATGAATAAAATTGTGGGTCTTGGTTTTCCTTCTGCACTGCAGATGTTTTTTGAAGTTGCCATTTTTACCGGAGCTATTTGGTTAAGTGGTGTATTAGGTAAAAATGCCCAGGCAGCCAACCAAATTGCTTTGAACTTAAGTAGTATGACCTTTATGTTCGGTATGGGACTTGGTGTTGCTGCAATGATAAGGGTTGGTAATCAAAAAGGGTTGCAAAACTTTAAAGAATTAAGAAGGTTGGCAATATCAATTTTCTTTTTAACCTTTTTGGTTGAGATCGTTTTTGCGCTTTTGTTCTTATTGGGAAGAAATTGGTTCCCGACCATTTATTTAGATGTGAACGATGTCAAGAATATGGCAGATAATACCGAAGTGATAATTTTGGCAAGTCAGTTGTTGTTTGTGGCTGCTTTTTTCCAAATCTCGGATGGTATTCAGGTTGTTGTTCTTGGTGCACTCAGAGGTTTACAGGATGTCAAAATTCCGACGGCAATAACATTTGTTGCATATTGGTTGATAGGTTTTCCTATTTCATACTACCTGGGATTACATACCGATTTAAAAAGTACAGGAATCTGGATTGGTCTATTGACTGGCTTAACGGCATCGGCGATTATGTTGTATATTCGATTTAATTATTTGACAAAAAAATTGATTGGCTAA